TTAGCAAACCAGCCAAAAATTACCGTAAAGAAAACTGTTGATAGAATTGGTTGAATGATTAACCAAAGAGGGCCAAGGATGGTTTGTTTGTACTGGGAAATAATATCACGTTTTGTGAAAAGTAAAATTAGATCTCTATAATTCCATACTTCTCTTAAATTTAATTCAAGCAAGGAGGACTTAGGACTAACAATCAAATCCCAATTATCTTCTTCTTCATTTTTCACAGGGTAGTTTTCATCCATTTAATAGTTTCTCTGATTCCATCGATCAGATTAACTTCCGGTTTGTAATTTAGATATTCCGTTGCAAAATCTATTGATGCAAAGCTGTCTTTAATTTCCCCTTTTCGTGGTGCCAAATAATTAACGGAAGAATTTGATTTTAATTCGTCGGCTATGAACTTGTACAATTCATTTACGCTTTTAGTTGAACCAAATGCTATATTGTATACTTTATTAAATGCATTTGAATTAGTGCTTGAAGCGGCGAGTAAATTAGCATGTACTACATTATCAATAAATGTAAAATCGCGTTGGTTGGTTCCGTCGCCATAAATGTTGCAAGGTTTGCCAGTAAGTAAATTATGAATAAAAATCGGAATAACTGCAGCATACGGACCGTTAGGGTTTTGTTTAGGGCCAAATACATTGAAATACCTTAGGCCTATAATTTCCATTCCGTATAAGTCGGCATATACTTTGGCGTATAATTCATTTGTTTTTTTACTGATGGCATAGGGTGAAAGTGGATTTCCGACTATATCTTCTTTTTTGGGAAGTGTAAGGTCGTCTCCATACACCGATGAAGAAGAGGCGTAAACAAATCTTTTCACTTTATTTATTCG
This window of the Sphingobacteriaceae bacterium genome carries:
- a CDS encoding NAD-dependent epimerase/dehydratase family protein, which encodes MNADSKILITGGAGFIGSNIVAKLVSLGYKNISVLDNLETGFIQNIQEFIEENKIEFIRGDITDYQTCLNVTAGKEIILHQAALGSVPRSIEFPMNTLHVNVNGFNNMLDAARINKVKRFVYASSSSVYGDDLTLPKKEDIVGNPLSPYAISKKTNELYAKVYADLYGMEIIGLRYFNVFGPKQNPNGPYAAVIPIFIHNLLTGKPCNIYGDGTNQRDFTFIDNVVHANLLAASSTNSNAFNKVYNIAFGSTKSVNELYKFIADELKSNSSVNYLAPRKGEIKDSFASIDFATEYLNYKPEVNLIDGIRETIKWMKTTL